In the Sandaracinus amylolyticus genome, TGCGCGATCCGAGCGCACCACGCGGGCTCGATCTCCAGCAGGCAGCGTTGTTCGGCCTGCGGATCGCGCGACACCTCGCCGAGCCAGCGGTGAAGGCGCGCTTCGATCGGCTGCCCGACGACCTGCTGAGCCCCAGCGTGCGCAACACGATCGGCCCCGCGGCGTGGGCGCTCTGGTACGCGGTCGCGAGGCGCGCGAGCGCCACTGCCGGCGAGTCGTCGGCGCGCCTCGGTGAGGCGACGCTGCAGCGCGCGAGCGCGATCAAGGCGCGCATGATGAAGGTCGCCGAGTACGTGCTCGACGGCGACGAGGGCGCCGCGATCGAGCTCGCCTCGATCCGCGCCGGCGCGGGCCACGCCGATCTCGCGGAGGATCTCACCCGCCTCGCCGCGCTGTACCGGAAGAACGCGGCGCGGGTGGCCGAAGGCGGCGTGCACTACCGGCGCACCGACGCGCGCGCCGCGAAGGACGCGGCGGCGGCGATCCTCGCCGAGCTGAGCAGCGGCGAGACGCCCGACGTGAGCACGGCGCGCGACGACGCGAACCGCGCGTTCCGCGTGCTCGAGCAGGCCTACGGCTCGGTGCGCCGCTTCGGCATCGCGCTGTTCCCCGAGGGCGGCGAGGGGCGCTTCCCCGCCATCTACTCGATCCGCCCCGTGGGATCGCGCGGCGCCGAGGAACGCGAGGACGACGAAGAGACCGAGACCTGAGGATCGCGCTCATCTCGCGATGAGATCTCGAGGCCCCGCGCCCTCATCGCTCATCTCGAGATGAGATCTCGGGGCCCCGAGCGCCCTCCCGCTCATCTCGAGATGAGATCTCGGGGCCCGAGCGCCCTCCCGCTCATCTCGAGATGGGCGCTCGAGGCCCGAGCGACCTCTCGGCGCATCTCGACATGAGCGTCGGGGCCCTGCGCGCCTCTCGGCTCATCGCGACATGAGGCCACGCAGAAGCGCGCCTCCGACGTCACCGCCGGGACAGGGCCTCGGTGATGAAGCGGCTCTTCGCCTCGCGGTACGCGTCCATCTCGCGGCCGTCCCACTCGCGCTTGAGCGCGTTGTACCGCTCCACGAGCGAGGGGCTCGCGCGCAGCGCGTCGAGGAACGCCACGAAGTCGTCGTAGGGTCCGCCTCGGACGGTGAGCTGGATCGCGACGTCGAGGTGCGAGGGAACGAGGTAGCCCTGGTACTGCTCGTTCGAGAGCTGGCGTGGATTGCGCTCGAAGAGGCGATCGACGATCGCGCGCGCATCGTCGAAGCGCTCTCGCGGGACCCGCACCAGCAGATCGATGTCGCCCTTGCCGATCACGCCCGGCACCGCGGTGCTCCCGACCTCGAGGGCCTCCGCCCAGCTCGGGAGCGCGCGCGAGAGCTGCGCCAGCACTTCGTCGCGCACGCGCGCGTGCTCGCTCGGATCGATGGCGCCGATGTGGAAGCGCTCGATCACGTCAGGGCGCGATCGCGCGATAGAGCTCTTCGTACGCGCGCACCCGCCGCGTCCACGAGAAGTCGTCGCGCATGCCGTTCTGCTGGAGGCGGGCCCACTGCTCGCGGCGGTTCCACGTCTCGAGCGCGTAGCCGAGCGCCCACGCGAGACCGCTCGCGTCGAAGTGCTCGAACGAGAAGCCGTTGCCCTCGCCGGTGCGCGCGTCCCAGGTGCGCACCGTGTCGGCGAGGCCGCCCGTCGCGTGCACGATCGGCACGGTGCCGTACGCGAGGCTGTACATCTGGTTGAGCCCGCAGGGCTCGTAGCGGGAGGGCATGAGGAACATGTCCGCGCCCGCTTCGATCAGGTGCGCGAGCGGCTCGCTGAAGCCGCGATGGAACGCGAGCTTGCGCGGGTGCTGGCGCGCGAGGCGCGCGAAGAGCTCTTCGTAGCGGCCCTCGCCGCTGCCGAGCACGACGACCTGCACGTCGCGCCGCGCGAGCAAGGTCGGGAGCACCGCGTCGCAGAGCTCGAAGCCCTTCTGCCAGACGAGGCGCGACACGATGCCGATCACCGGCACGCCGCGCACGTAGGGCAGCTTCATCGCAGACATGAGCGCTTCTTTGTCGCGCTCCTTGTTCGTGAGGTCGTCGCGCGAGAAGCGAAACGGAATGCGCATGTCGCGCTCCGGGCTCCACTCGCTCGGATCGATCCCGTTGAGGATCCCGAAGAGCACGTCGCGTCGCGCGCGGAGGAACGGATCGAGCCCCACGCCGTGCTCGACGGTCGTGATCTCGCGCGCGTAGGTCGGGCTCACCGTGGTGATCGCGTTCGCGTAGAGCAGCCCGGTGAGCAAGTAGTTGAGGCGGCCGTCGCGCAGCTGATCCTGATGGAACGACGACGCGGCGTCGGCGAGGCCGGTGTCGGGCAGGATGCTCGCGGGGAACGCGCCTTGGTGGCCGATGTTGTGGATCGTCAGCACCGAGCGCGTGTGCTCGAAGAGACGATCCCACGCGAACACCGTCTGGAGCATCAGCGGCAGGAGCGCGGTCTGCCAGTCGTTCGCGTGGACGACGTCGGGCGCCCACTGCTGGTATTGGCAGAGCTTCAGCGCGGCCCAGCAGAGGAGCGCGAAGCGCCGGTGCTCGTCGGCGTCCTCGGTGTAGATCGACGCGCGCTCGTAGAGCGCGGGACAGTCGACGAAGAGCACCGGCACGTCGCTGCCGGGCAGCTCCGACGAGAGCACCGAGAACGTGTAGCGATGCGTGCCGAGCGAGAGCTCGCTCGGTGGGAGCACGCGCTCGAACGTGCGGCCGCTGGTGCGAACGCGCTGATAGAACGGCGCGACGACACGCACTTCGTGACCGAGCGCGCGGAGCGCGCGAGGGAGGGCCGCGGAGACGTCACCGAGGCCGCCGGTCTTCGCGAACGGGGCGACCTCGGACGAGACGAGCAGGATGCGCACGAGGGCGCGAGACTATCACCGTCAGGGAGCAGTCGACGACGACGGAACACACGTGCAGTCGCCCGACGTGATGCACGCGAGGCCGTCGGGCGCGCGGCAGACCTCGCTCCCGCGACAGTCGACGTCGTGCACGCAGTGCGACGTGCACACGCGCGGCGCGAGCTGCCACGGCTCGATGCACGCGTGGCCGGGCGCGCACGCGTCGGCGGACTCGCAGGTGTGCACGCAGCGCGCGTGGCCCTCGGTGAGCTGCACGCACGCATCGCCGCGCTCGGGGTCGCAGAGCACGACGTCCAACACATCGATGTCGGGGTACAGATCGGCGTCGGGCGCGCACTCGGAGAGCACGCACACGCCGGTTTCGAGCGACGGAGTCGCGCGGAAGCACTCACCGCGTCCGAACGGCGACCAGCACTCCGCGTCGATCGTGCACGCGGCACCGAGGTTCGGCTCGAGCACGTCGTTGTAGTTGCCGCGCCGGCACGTGCCGTCGGACACGCACGCGAGCCCGGCGTCGCACCGGCTGCCGTGGCCGGAGGAGCCGACACGATCCTCGGGCGCGTCGTCGCCGACCAGGCACTCGACCACGCACCAGCCCTCGCCGTCGACGCCGGCGCAGCGCGTGTCGAGCGGGCACTGGTGATCGTTCGCGCAGCGATGGGTGCAGGTGCCGAGCGAAATCTGGCACTCGGTGCCGATCTCGCAGTCCTCGGAGTCGGTGCACGCGGCTCCGATCGTGCTCTGGACGACGCAGGTCCCTGCGCTTCCACAGATCCAGCGCTCGTCGGGCGCGTAGGCGAGCACGCCGTCGTCGGTCGTGACGTACGCGCACTGCGAGTCCGAGGTGCAGCGCTCGACGCACGCGCCGAGCACGGGATCGCAGGCGTACTCTTCGCCGCATTCGTCGCTGCTCGTGCAGCGCGGGCGACAGAGGCCCGGCGCGCGGACCGGGCCCGCGAGAAACGCGCGCCCCGCGACGACGTGGGGCACGCACACCGTGCACCCGGGGCACGTGGAGGGGTCGTCGGGATCGCACTCCTGCGTGCAGAGACCGCCGGGGAACGCGAGGACCTCGAGCGGCGGCGCCGGCGTGCCGTCGGGCTGCTCCGCCTGCGCGGTGATCGCGACCTCGCGGCGGCAGATCAGACCGCTGGTGCACACGACGTCGTCGCAGTGCGCGCCGTAGTCGGAGCACAGGAGCTCGTCGCTCGCGTCGATCACCAGCGAGCCGTCGGGGAAGTCCGGGACCCCGAGGGAGATCGGCGTGCAATCGATGACGGGGCCGCATCCACCGAAGCACGAGCAACCTGGGTGGAGCGACCCCGCGAGCGCGATCGCGATCACGATGCGCACGCCGTGACGATCGGGGTTCATGCGCACGGGCACAGCACGCTCCGTGCCCGCGAAACCCGCGCAATTCGTGCGCGGCACAGTGTGCCAACGCGTGAGGATCCTTCACGCGTAGTGCACACGCACCGTCTCGATGATCGTCTTGAGCGCGCTCTTCACGGTGTCGGTGTCTCGGGCGCGGACGATCGCGTAGCCGTCGCCCTCGTACGAGTCGCTCTTGGGCGCGCCGATCGTCGGGAGCTTCGCCTCTTCGACGTACTGGCGCACCCGCGCGTTCGCCTCGTCGACGCCCTCGAGCCGCGCGACCCGACCGCGGCCCATGCCGCGCAAGAACGCGCAGCCGACCGACCAGCGGCGCTCGTAGGGTCCGTCGAACGCGCCGTCGACCACGGAGCGCGCCCACGCGAGATAGGGATCGAAGTCGTGCGCGAGCCCGGTCATGCGCGTGATGTTCGCGCCCGGCGGGCGCTGCGCGATCTCGCCGATCGCGATCGATCCGTCGGCGCGGCGGAACCACTCCATGTGCGTGAACCCGTCGTCGAGACCGAGCGCGCGGATCGCCGCGACGCCGACCTCGCGCGCATCGTCGTGCTCGCGCGTCAGCTCGCGCGGGAGCACGCAGCACCACTGCATCCACGGGTTCTCGAGCACCTCGAGCGGGGTCGGGAAGTACTCGGAGACCGAGTGGAAGCGCACCTCTCCGCCGGTCGTGATCGTCTCGAAGCTGTGCTCGCGGCCGCGCAGGAATTCCTCGGCGAGCATCGGCTTCTGCGCGCTGACGCGCATTCCGTCGATCGCGCCGCGCAGCTGATCGATCGCGCTCACCCGGAACGTCGCCTTCGCGCCCATCCCGGCGGGCGGCTTGAGCACCATCGGGAAGCCAACCTCGCGCGCGAAGTCCTCCGCGTCGCGCATGCTCGCGAGCAGGCGATGACGCGCGCAGGGCAGGCCCGCCGCGCGCAGCGCGTCCTTCATGCGCGCCTTGTCGCGGAAGAGATCGGCGGTGCGCACGTCGGTGCCGGGCACGCCGAAGTGCGCGCGCACCGCGGCGAGCTGCACCTGCACCGCCTCGAGGATGCCGAGCACGCGATGGGGCGCGCCGTGCCGCGACGCGAGCACCTGCGTCGCGTCGATCAGATCGCGCGCGGAGAGCGCGTCGGTCACGCGCACCACGTCGTCGAACACCTGCACGTCGTCGCCCTTGGGCGGCTCCTGCATGATCGCGAGCACCCGCACGTCCCGCAGCCGCGGCAGCGCGCGCGCGAAGCGCATCGTGGTCTCGAGCGGGAACGGCGCGACGAAGATCAGGTTCCGCGGCATCTGAGCGCAGCATCGACGGTCGGCGCGCAGGACGTCAATCGCGCGCGACGTCGTGTTAGCGTCGAGATCTCGATGCGCGTCGTCTTCCTCTCCCCGTCCTATCCCCCCGAGATGCAGCAGTACACGCGAGGCCTCGCCGAGGTCGGCGCGCAGGTCTTCGGGGTGGGCGACACGCCGCGCGAAGCGCTGCCGCGCGACGTGCGACCGCACCTGCACGACTACCTGCAGGTGCCGCGCATCATGGACGAGGACGACGTGATCGAGCGCGTCTCGGCGTGGCTGCGCGGGCGCGAGATCGATCGTGTGCTGGCGAACTGGGAGCCGCTGGTCGTGCTCGCGGCGCGGATGCGCGAGCGCTGGGGCGTGCCCGGGATGAGCGTCGACACGGTGCGCGCGTTCCGCGACAAGCAGCTGATGAAGGAGCGCGTCGCCGCCGCGGGATTGAGGGTGCCGCGTGCGTTCCGGATCCGCACCACGTCCGAGGCGCGCGAGGCCGCCGAGCGCATCGGGTTCCCCGTGGTGATCAAGCCGATCTCGGGCGCGGGCAGCGCCGACACCTATCGTGTGGCGTCGAGCGCGGAGCTCGAGAGCGCGCTCGCGAAGATGGGCCACGTCGTCGAGGCGAGCGTCGAGGAGTACGTCGAGGGCGAGGAGCACACCTACGACACGATCTGCATCGGCGGCGCGCCGGTGTACGAGAACGTCGCGCGCTACCTCCCGAAGCCGCTCGAGGCGCGCACCCACGAGTGGATCAGCCCGGTGATCGTCACCGTGCGTGATCTCGGTCAGCGCAAGCTGCAGCCCGGGATCGCGCTCGGTCGCGACGTGCTGCGCGCGCTCGGCATGGGCGACGGCTTCACCCACATGGAGTGGTTCCTCACGCCGAAGGGCGAGGCGGTGTTCGGCGAGATCGGGTGTCGCCCCGGCGGGGCGCACCTCGTCGATCAGATGAACTACACGTCCGACGTCGATCTCTTCCGCGAGTGGGCGCGCGCCGTGTGCTGGAACGCCTTCGAGGCGCGCACCGAGCGCAAGTTCAACGTCGCGATCGTGTTCAAGCGCGCGAAGGGTCAGGGTCGCATCACGCGCATCGAGGGGCTCGAGGCGTGGAAGCGCGCGTGCGCGCCCTACGTCGTCGAGGACGCGCTGCTTCGCCCCGGCACGCCGCGCCGCAATTGGAAGCAGACGCTGCTCTCCGACGGGCACGTGGTCGTGCGCCATCCCGACTGGGACGAGACGGTGCGCATGGCGTCGCTCGCGGCGACCGACGTCACGATGTACGCGGAGTAGATGCAGCGCGACGGAGCGTCGATCGCCCAGGTCCTCCGCTCGGTCGAAGGAGCGGACGGACGCTTCGAGATCGAGCAGAAGCTCGGCGCGGGCGCGTACGCCTCGGTGTTCCGCGCGTTCGATCGCGCGCATCGCACGCGCGTCGCGCTGAAGGTCCCGCACGAGCTCGATGCGCGCGCGCTGCTCGCGCTGAAGGACGAGTTCCGCACCCTCGCGTCGGTGAGCCACCCCAACGTCGTCGCGTTCCACGAGCTCTTCGTGCGCGACGGAGTCTGCTTCTTCACGATGCAGCTGGTGCGCGGCGTGGACGTGCGCACCCACGTGGAGCGCCACGGCCGGGAGAGCGCGCGCGACGTGCTCGCCGGGCTCACCGCGGGGCTCGCGGCGCTGCACGAGAGCGGGATCGTGCATCGCGATCTCAAGCCCTCGAACGCGTGGGTGGACGCGCGCGGCACACCGGTGCTGCTCGACTTCGGGCTCGCGCTCGCCGATGCATCGCGCGTCGAGCGCGCCGCGCCCGCGGGAACGCCGGCGTACGTCGCGCCCGAGCTGATGCGCGGTCGCGCCCCGAGCCCGGCGAGCGACCTCTACGCGCTCGGCGTGCTCGGGTTCGCGATGCTCACCGCGCGCCGTCCCTTCGACGGACACGCGCCCGCGGTCCTCGCGAGCGAGCTCGTGCGGCGTGCGCCGCGGGTGCGCGACGTCGCGCCGCACGCCGACGCGGAGCTCGCGAGCGTGATCGACGCGCTGCTCGATCCCGATCCCGATGCCCGGCCCAGCGCACGCGAGGTGAGCGCGCGGCTGGCCCGTCGTTCGGCGCCGCCCTCGCTCGCGATCGCGCGCACGTTCGTGGGGCGCGCGGGGCTCGCGAACGAGCTCGCCTCGGCGCTGGCCCGCGCATCGAGCGGCACGCCCGTGGTGCGCTTCGTCCGAGGGCCCGCGGGGATCGGCAAGACCACGCTGCTCGATCGCGTGCTCGCGCGCGCCGAGGGCGCGACCACGCTGGTGCTGCGAGGGCGCTGCTCGGAGCACGAGACGGTTCCCTACGCGACGCTCGACGCAGTGCTCGACGCGCTCGCGCGCCGCCTCGCGAGCGACGACGCGCTGCGCGACGAGCTCCACGATCTCGGGGACGTCGCCGCGCTCGTCGAGGCGTTCCCGGTGTTCCACTCGGTGCTCGACGCCGCGGGCGTCGCGACCTCGCAACGAGCGCCCGCCGATCCCAGCGAGCGACGCCGCCGCATCGGCACCGCGCTCGCGTCGCTGCTGCGACAGCTCGCGTCGCGACGGACGATCGTGGTCGCGATCGACGATCTGCAGTGGGCCGACGAGGACGGCGCGCGCCTCCTGCACGACGCGCTCGTGGCGCTCGGTGCCGCGCGCGTCTGCGTGATCGCCGCGCATCGCGACGAGCCGCGCGGGCTCGCACCGCTCGCACGGCTGGGCGCGATCGCGATGCGCGACGTCGCGACGATCGACGTGCCGCCGCTCGATGCGATCGAGGCCGCTGCGCTCGCCGACGCGCTCGGGATCGATCCTTCGCGCCACGCGCGCGAGGTCGCGCGCAGCGGAGGATCGCCGTTCTTGCTCGAGGCGCTCGCGCTGGGCGGCGCCGACGACGATGCGTCCGATCCCGATCAGCTCGCGCGCGTCGCGCTGCGACGGCGCATCGCGGCGCTCGATCCTCCGGCGCGCGCGATGATCGAGACGCTCTGCGTCGCGGGTCATCCGCTCGCGCCCGAGCTCGCGGCGAGCGCAGCCGGCACCCGCGTCGACGTCGGCGTGCTGCGCGCGCTCACGACCTCGCGCCTCGCGCGCTCGCGACCGGGCGCGGGAGGGTCGAGCGAGATCGAGCCCTACCACGACCGCGTGCGCGAGATCGTCGCGGGCGAGCTCGAGACGCCGCGACGGCGCGACGTGCACCGCGCGCTCGCGCAGGTCCTCGAGACACGCGCGGGCGTCGATCCCGTGTGGATCTGCCGGCATTTCGAGGGCGCCGGAGAGCTCGAGCGCGCCGCGTCCTTCGCGGAGTCGGGTGCGCATCGTGCGGCGCAGACGCTCGCGTTCGCGCGCGCCGCCGAGCTCTATCGCTTCGCGATCGCCCATCGTGCGCACGACGAGGCTCACACCCGCGCGCTGCGGGTCGCGCTCGGCGACGCGCTCGCACACGCCGGCCGCGGGCGCGACGCCGCGAGGTACCTCGAGGCCGAGCGCGGTGAGCACGATCCCGATCGCCGCCTCGACCTGCGGCGTCGCGCCGCCGAGCAGCTCCTGCGCTCGGGGTTCTTCGAGGAGGGCACCGCGCTCCTCGACGAGGTGCTCGCGCTCACCGGCGTCGTGGTCCGACGCTCACCGATGCACGCGGTCGCGACGCTGCTCGCGAACCGGGTGCGCATCCGCCACCTCGGTCTCGCGCCGCGCGACGAGCGCGCGCCCGATCCCGCGGAGCTGCGGCGCATCGACGCGTGTGTCTCGGGCGCGGTCGGGCTCTCGGTCGTCGACTCGATCCGCTCCGCGGACCTGATGACCGAAGCGCTGCACCGCACGCTCGTGATCGGCGATCGACGGAGGCTCGCCGCGACGCTCTCGTGG is a window encoding:
- a CDS encoding GrpB family protein — encoded protein: MIERFHIGAIDPSEHARVRDEVLAQLSRALPSWAEALEVGSTAVPGVIGKGDIDLLVRVPRERFDDARAIVDRLFERNPRQLSNEQYQGYLVPSHLDVAIQLTVRGGPYDDFVAFLDALRASPSLVERYNALKREWDGREMDAYREAKSRFITEALSRR
- the glgA gene encoding glycogen synthase GlgA, translating into MRILLVSSEVAPFAKTGGLGDVSAALPRALRALGHEVRVVAPFYQRVRTSGRTFERVLPPSELSLGTHRYTFSVLSSELPGSDVPVLFVDCPALYERASIYTEDADEHRRFALLCWAALKLCQYQQWAPDVVHANDWQTALLPLMLQTVFAWDRLFEHTRSVLTIHNIGHQGAFPASILPDTGLADAASSFHQDQLRDGRLNYLLTGLLYANAITTVSPTYAREITTVEHGVGLDPFLRARRDVLFGILNGIDPSEWSPERDMRIPFRFSRDDLTNKERDKEALMSAMKLPYVRGVPVIGIVSRLVWQKGFELCDAVLPTLLARRDVQVVVLGSGEGRYEELFARLARQHPRKLAFHRGFSEPLAHLIEAGADMFLMPSRYEPCGLNQMYSLAYGTVPIVHATGGLADTVRTWDARTGEGNGFSFEHFDASGLAWALGYALETWNRREQWARLQQNGMRDDFSWTRRVRAYEELYRAIAP
- a CDS encoding ATP-grasp domain-containing protein translates to MPRNLIFVAPFPLETTMRFARALPRLRDVRVLAIMQEPPKGDDVQVFDDVVRVTDALSARDLIDATQVLASRHGAPHRVLGILEAVQVQLAAVRAHFGVPGTDVRTADLFRDKARMKDALRAAGLPCARHRLLASMRDAEDFAREVGFPMVLKPPAGMGAKATFRVSAIDQLRGAIDGMRVSAQKPMLAEEFLRGREHSFETITTGGEVRFHSVSEYFPTPLEVLENPWMQWCCVLPRELTREHDDAREVGVAAIRALGLDDGFTHMEWFRRADGSIAIGEIAQRPPGANITRMTGLAHDFDPYLAWARSVVDGAFDGPYERRWSVGCAFLRGMGRGRVARLEGVDEANARVRQYVEEAKLPTIGAPKSDSYEGDGYAIVRARDTDTVKSALKTIIETVRVHYA
- a CDS encoding ATP-grasp domain-containing protein — translated: MRVVFLSPSYPPEMQQYTRGLAEVGAQVFGVGDTPREALPRDVRPHLHDYLQVPRIMDEDDVIERVSAWLRGREIDRVLANWEPLVVLAARMRERWGVPGMSVDTVRAFRDKQLMKERVAAAGLRVPRAFRIRTTSEAREAAERIGFPVVIKPISGAGSADTYRVASSAELESALAKMGHVVEASVEEYVEGEEHTYDTICIGGAPVYENVARYLPKPLEARTHEWISPVIVTVRDLGQRKLQPGIALGRDVLRALGMGDGFTHMEWFLTPKGEAVFGEIGCRPGGAHLVDQMNYTSDVDLFREWARAVCWNAFEARTERKFNVAIVFKRAKGQGRITRIEGLEAWKRACAPYVVEDALLRPGTPRRNWKQTLLSDGHVVVRHPDWDETVRMASLAATDVTMYAE
- a CDS encoding serine/threonine-protein kinase PknK produces the protein MQRDGASIAQVLRSVEGADGRFEIEQKLGAGAYASVFRAFDRAHRTRVALKVPHELDARALLALKDEFRTLASVSHPNVVAFHELFVRDGVCFFTMQLVRGVDVRTHVERHGRESARDVLAGLTAGLAALHESGIVHRDLKPSNAWVDARGTPVLLDFGLALADASRVERAAPAGTPAYVAPELMRGRAPSPASDLYALGVLGFAMLTARRPFDGHAPAVLASELVRRAPRVRDVAPHADAELASVIDALLDPDPDARPSAREVSARLARRSAPPSLAIARTFVGRAGLANELASALARASSGTPVVRFVRGPAGIGKTTLLDRVLARAEGATTLVLRGRCSEHETVPYATLDAVLDALARRLASDDALRDELHDLGDVAALVEAFPVFHSVLDAAGVATSQRAPADPSERRRRIGTALASLLRQLASRRTIVVAIDDLQWADEDGARLLHDALVALGAARVCVIAAHRDEPRGLAPLARLGAIAMRDVATIDVPPLDAIEAAALADALGIDPSRHAREVARSGGSPFLLEALALGGADDDASDPDQLARVALRRRIAALDPPARAMIETLCVAGHPLAPELAASAAGTRVDVGVLRALTTSRLARSRPGAGGSSEIEPYHDRVREIVAGELETPRRRDVHRALAQVLETRAGVDPVWICRHFEGAGELERAASFAESGAHRAAQTLAFARAAELYRFAIAHRAHDEAHTRALRVALGDALAHAGRGRDAARYLEAERGEHDPDRRLDLRRRAAEQLLRSGFFEEGTALLDEVLALTGVVVRRSPMHAVATLLANRVRIRHLGLAPRDERAPDPAELRRIDACVSGAVGLSVVDSIRSADLMTEALHRTLVIGDRRRLAATLSWHTAFLANEAGPAEASTRAVLAQARALTEAHGDAYARGCLEAASALTEFHLGHNARARAHCERAEAIFARETIGTTKELVTSQTFANATLAVEGRLDALARRLAEHERVAEERGERYALTNHRQGLMILRWLAADDPARARADLDAAMDGFGARGFVVQHWFDLWGRVAVALYERRTREARARYARTRGRLARSLLARTQWTRAHILVMDATTSIALGSPPRLAWARLVIAQLERESRPWTSALASMLGACADAAHGSDRALAQLERTLDALDRAELGLWSAAVRIALAPHDVRHRDAARAWAERERVRAPERLASMLLPGIRIS